A genome region from Microplitis demolitor isolate Queensland-Clemson2020A chromosome 1, iyMicDemo2.1a, whole genome shotgun sequence includes the following:
- the LOC103577917 gene encoding putative fatty acyl-CoA reductase CG5065, translated as MATMAGGEYTSVKDFYMGRSIFITGGTGFMGKVLVEKLLRSCSGIKNIYLLMRPKKGQNVQERLQELLNAPLFDKLRRDSPHELAKIVPIAGDVTEPELGISAADRETLIRDVSIVFHSAATVKFDEALNLSVMINMLGSQQLVHLCHRMDNLEALIHVSTAYCNCDRTEVEEVIYPPPQDPEQVINCTKYINDKLVEELTPKLIEGRPNTYTFTKALAETMLQDGCGSLPVAIVRPSIVLSSLREPMAGWVDNLNGPTGIIAAAGKGFFRTMLCHEEKVADFVPVDIVINLMICAAWKTATHRTDTITVYNCCTGQQNPITWKEFIDLSFKYSRIHPARDAVWYPGGSCQKYSYLNKIFITFQHILPAHILDLIARLRGTKPIMLRVQAKLTKAATCLEYFTTQQWNFKDDNVRRLNQQLTPEDRSIFMFDVRQIDWPSYLENYIIGIRQFILKESPETLPAARSHIMRLYWLQKVIQISLVAFVLRLLLSRSSIARSTWFMLLSIVLRMCRMIV; from the exons ATGGCAACGATGGCTGGCGGCGAGTATACTTCTGTAAAAGATTTTTATATGGGaagatcaatatttataacagGAGGCACTGGTTTTATGGGAAAAGTACTTGTGGAAAAATTACTGAGATCATGCTCtgggataaaaaatatttatttacttatgcGACCTAAAAAAGGACAGAATGTCCAAGAAAGGCTGCAAGAACTTCTCAATGCACCG CTATTCGATAAACTGCGTCGTGATAGTCCACATGAATTGGCGAAGATAGTACCAATAGCTGGTGACGTGACTGAACCAGAACTTGGAATATCAGCAGCTGATCGTGAAACATTAATAAGAGATGTATCGATTGTATTTCATTCAGCAGCAACCGTTAAATTTGACGAAGCACTCAATCTTTCGGTCATGATCAATATGTTGGGCAGCCAACAACTGGTACATCTCTGTCATCGAATGGATAATTTAGAG GCGCTTATTCACGTGTCAACGGCATACTGCAATTGTGACCGCACTGAAGTCGAGGAAGTTATTTATCCACCGCCTCAGGATCCAGAGCAAGTCATAAACTGCACCAAGTACATAAATGACAAACTAGTCGAGGAATTAACGCCAAAGTTAATTGAAGGTCGACCAAATACTTACACGTTCACCAAAGCACTTGCAGAGACTATGTTGCAAGACGGTTGCGGTTCATTGCCGGTCGCAATTGTCAGACCATCAATAGTCCTGTCATCGTTACGAGAACCGATGGCTGGATGGGTCGACAATTTGAACGGTCCCACTGGGATTATCGCCGCTGCTGGCAAAGGATTTTTTAG AACGATGTTGTGTCACGAAGAGAAGGTAGCAGACTTTGTACCAGTAGACATAGtgataaatttgatgatatGCGCGGCCTGGAAAACTGCAACACACCGTACCGACACAATAACAGTGTACAATTGTTGTACCGGTCAACAAAACCCAATAACATGGAaagaatttattgatttgtcatttaaatataGCAGAATACACCCAGCGCGAGATGCTGTATGGTATCCGGGTGGTAGTTGCCAAAAGTACTCATATttgaacaaaatattcataacaTTTCAGCACATATTACCCGCACATATTCTCGATCTGATTGCTCGATTGAGAGGTACTAAGCCAATAATGTTACGTGTACAGGCTAAATTGACAAAAGCCGCAACTTGCCTCGAGTATTTCACAACACAGCAGTGGAATTTTAAGGACGACAATGTACGGAGACTTAATCAACAACTTACTCCTGAAGATCGTAGTATTTTTATGTTCGACGTCAGGCAAATCGATTGGCCTTCTTATttggaaaattatattattggtATAAGACAGTTTATACTAAAAGAGAGTCCGGAGACACTGCCAGCAGCGCGTTCACATATTATGAg attatATTGGCTTCAAAAGGTGATACAAATAAGCTTAGTAGCATTTGTACTACGTCTTCTTCTGTCCCGTAGCTCAATAGCAAGATCCACGTGGTTCATGCTTCTATCAATAGTACTCCGTATGTGCCGCATGATTGTTTGA
- the LOC128668278 gene encoding uncharacterized protein LOC128668278 isoform X2: MKSFNKFNFFTSIIIVIIICTVVIDVHAKSIGGVLSRRKRVSDQRLAELETLLALARMRGKLVTVPVGFGRVDPAKIGRRRRSSIDHDLLKLKRILQAVVDDNFGTESVSEENDEISSSLQFGDPHEDIED; this comes from the exons ATGaagagttttaataaatttaatttttttacgagtattattattgtcattattatttgcacTGTTGTTATTGACGTGCATGCAAAATCTATTGGAGGAGTTCTCAg TCGCCGCAAACGTGTATCAGACCAACGTTTAGCTGAACTAGAAACTCTATTAGCACTAGCTCGAATGCGAGGAAAATTAGTGACCGTTCCAGTGGGATTTGGTCGGGTTGATCCAGCTAAAAT tggcCGCAGACGGAGATCGAGCATCGATCATGATTTGCTAAAATTGAAACGTATTTTACAAGCTGTCGTTGATGATAATTTCGGTACCGAGTCTGTTAGTGaagaaaatgatgaaatttcttCATCACtg CAATTTGGAGATCCGCATGAAGATATAgaggattaa
- the LOC128668278 gene encoding uncharacterized protein LOC128668278 isoform X1, whose protein sequence is MQAQYLEGHLVDHHWDCWILGKFSLENSCRLYYFIYMYMMISAKIYSRCKRKIKSEGGSAIFEWREKPSTLLEYICVKQLAEWYSSTRDKKDKTDRRKRVSDQRLAELETLLALARMRGKLVTVPVGFGRVDPAKIGRRRRSSIDHDLLKLKRILQAVVDDNFGTESVSEENDEISSSLQFGDPHEDIED, encoded by the exons ATGCAGGCCCAATATTTGGAGGGCCATCTTGTCGATCATCATTGGGATTGTTGGATCCTTGGGAAATTTTCGTTAGAGAATAGTTGTAGGTTGtactatttcatatatatgtacatgatGATATCTGCGAAGATTTATTCACGGTGTAAGCGCAAGATAAAAAGTGAGGGAGGATCGGCGATATTCGAGTGGAGGGAGAAGCCTTCAACGCTCTTGGAGTATATATGCGTGAAGCAACTAGCTGAATGGTACAGTTCAACAAGAGATAAAAAGGACAAGACAGA TCGCCGCAAACGTGTATCAGACCAACGTTTAGCTGAACTAGAAACTCTATTAGCACTAGCTCGAATGCGAGGAAAATTAGTGACCGTTCCAGTGGGATTTGGTCGGGTTGATCCAGCTAAAAT tggcCGCAGACGGAGATCGAGCATCGATCATGATTTGCTAAAATTGAAACGTATTTTACAAGCTGTCGTTGATGATAATTTCGGTACCGAGTCTGTTAGTGaagaaaatgatgaaatttcttCATCACtg CAATTTGGAGATCCGCATGAAGATATAgaggattaa